The nucleotide sequence GCTTCATCGAGACCGGCCGGTCGCGGCCCAGCCAGGAGATGGTGCTCCGGCTCGCCGACCATCTCGACGTCCCCGTCCGCGAGCGCAACGCCCTGCTGATCGCCGCCGGTTACGCCCCGCACTATCCGGAGCGGTCGGTGGACGACCCCTCGATGAGCGCCCTGCGCGCATCCCTGGAGCGGCTGCTGACGGGCTACGAGCCGTATCCGGCGCTCGTGGTGGACGGCACCTATGGAGTGCTGGCGGCCAACCGGGGCATCGCGGCGCTGCTGGAGGGGGTGGCGGAGCATCTGCTGAAGCCCCCGCTGAACGCGATGCGCCTCACCCTGCACCCCGAGGGGCTCGCCCCGCGCATCCGCAACCTCCGCGAATGGCGTGGCCATCTGCTGGACCAGATGGACCGGCAGCTTGCGCTGATGCGCTCCTCGCCGCTGCGCGCGCTGTACGACGAGGTGGCCGCCTATCCACTGCCCGAGACCGGCGGCCGGGAGACGGCGACCGCCGGTGACACCCCGCCCTTCGCCCTGCCGATGATGATCGAGCACGGCGGGCGGGTGCTGTCGTTCATCTCGACGATCGCGACCTTCAACACCCCCATGGACGTCACGGTCTCCGAGCTGGCCATCGAGACCTTCCTCCCGGCCGACCCGGAGACCGCCGCCGCCCTGGGACAGTTCAGCCGGTCGTAGGGACCCGGTCCAGGAAGCCGAGGACGGAGCGGATCCGGCCGTCCTCGGCCAGGGTGATCACATCGGTCGCGGCGACCGGGGCGGAGCCGTCGGCCGTGGAGACCAGCTCCCAGCAGAAGCGGGCCGTGTGGTGGTGGCCGTCCACGGCGCCGGTGAGCCGGAACTCATGGCCGGGGAACTGCTCCTGGGCCCCGGCGATCACGGCGGCGAGCTGCTCATGGCCCCGCGCCTCGGCCAGCGGGTCGGTGTAGCCGCCGTCCTCGATCCAGGCGGCGGCGATGGCCTTGGCGCGGGCCTCGGGGCCGGTGGCGTTCCACGCCTCGAAGTAGCGGGCGACGGCGCTGTCGTACTGCGTCATGTGGTCACTCCTCCATGAAATGCCCTGGTCGGACCCGGGTCCCGGACCGGAGGGCGCCGGCCCGGAACCCGATGCCTCAACCCTGCCGCCGTCGCGGGCGGGGGTCGATTACCGCCGAGGTAATGGAGGCGAGGGGAGACACCGCCAGGGGTGGCTCAGGAGCGCTGGGACTCCACGAGCGCGATGGCCTCCTCCTTGGTGGCCACGGCGGGCGGCGAGCCCTCCAGCGGCTGCCGGGCCGTCTCCTTCATCACGGCGGCGGCGATGATGCCGACGACGGCGGCGAGCATCGTGTAGTAGGCGGGCATCAGATCGTCCCCGGTGCTGCTGATCAGGCCCTCGGTCACCAGCGGCGTGGTGCCGCCGAAGAGCGAGACGGAGATGTTGAAGGCGATGGAGAGCGAGCCGTAGCGCACATTCGTGGGGAAGAGCGCGGGCAGCGAGGCGGACATCACGCTCACATACGGCAGCAGACACAGCCCCAGGAGCAGCAGCCCGGCGAAGACCGGGACCACTCCGCCCTGCTTGATGAGCAGGAAG is from Streptomyces hygroscopicus and encodes:
- a CDS encoding XRE family transcriptional regulator; translated protein: MGAPGVGYLQVMTTAAPPRVGALLREWRDRRRLSQLELALRADSSARHISFIETGRSRPSQEMVLRLADHLDVPVRERNALLIAAGYAPHYPERSVDDPSMSALRASLERLLTGYEPYPALVVDGTYGVLAANRGIAALLEGVAEHLLKPPLNAMRLTLHPEGLAPRIRNLREWRGHLLDQMDRQLALMRSSPLRALYDEVAAYPLPETGGRETATAGDTPPFALPMMIEHGGRVLSFISTIATFNTPMDVTVSELAIETFLPADPETAAALGQFSRS
- a CDS encoding isomerase, with the translated sequence MTQYDSAVARYFEAWNATGPEARAKAIAAAWIEDGGYTDPLAEARGHEQLAAVIAGAQEQFPGHEFRLTGAVDGHHHTARFCWELVSTADGSAPVAATDVITLAEDGRIRSVLGFLDRVPTTG